In the genome of Botrytis cinerea B05.10 chromosome 5, complete sequence, one region contains:
- the Bcapl3 gene encoding Bcapl3 yields the protein MASSAGSFLGRGSSSNNSNMRGLVQFIADLRNARARELEEKRINKELANIRQKFKDGNLSGYHKKKYVCKLLYIYILGWNVDFGHLEAVNLISANKYSEKQIGYLAMTLFLHEGHELIHLVVNSIRKDLTDHNELYNCLALHAIANVGGREMGEALSGEVHRLLISPASKSFVKKKAALTLLRLYRKHPDIVQPQWAERIISLMDDVDIGVALSVTSLVMALAQDNLDQYKGCYVKAAARVKRIVVDQEFTQDYLYYKVPCPWLQMKLLRLLQYYPASEDTHVRNLIRQSIQKILDDASDMPKNVQQNNAQNAVLFEAINLVIHLDTEVDLMKQISTRLGKFIQSRETNVRYLGLEAMTHLAARADILDPIKQHQAIIIGSLKDRDISVRRKGLDLLYSMCDQTNAQPIVGELLQYLQNADFAIREEMVLKIAILTEKYATDIQWYVDISLRLIAMAGDHVSDEVWHRVIQIVTNNEELQVYAAQNILQYVKADHCHETLVKIGGYILGEFGHLIAEDKGCSPIEQYLALQGKLQGCSSSTRAIILSSFIKFVNLFPEIKPRLMYVFQAYSHTLDSELQQRACEYLALASLPTDDLLRTVCDEMPPFPERQSALLSRLHQKHAGTSDKRTWIVGGKDANANEKDFVVAKNPGLKRTFSTNGAKSTTTGANGGISGANGHNNGSSNDLAGLDLMDQGPSEPKTLKAPNLASAAHLSPDWEIGYNKLLLKAEGVLYEDGQIQIGVRSEYRGQMACVILYFSNKAPSPVSSFTTTLDLEPSEKENLSWEVKGLPESTIHQGAQSQQMIMFESKKVFEKSPTIRISYLAGALQALTLKLPITIHKFMDPAELSADDFFKRWKQIGGAPREAQRIFGVKGGKGGSREFTDGFVRRTIDGFRWGILDGVDPNKKNFVGASVLHTGEGGKFGCLLRLEPNYGTQMVRLTIRATDESVPPVLIKLMEERLAVGISTQPEMQLPPSRREISDAFGNILVE from the exons ATGGCGTCTTCGGCAGGAAGCTTTCTGGGCCGTGGGAGCTCCAGCAATAATTCAAACATGCGGGGTCTCGTGCAGTTCATTGCAGATCTTAGAAATGCGAGAGCCAGAGAgcttgaagaaaagagaatcaaTAAAGAACTGGCGAACATAAG ACAGAAATTCAAAG ATGGAAATCTCAGTGGGTATCATAAGAAAAAATATGTCTGCAAG CTCttatacatatacatccTGGGGTGGAATGTCGATTTCGGCCATCTCGAAGCGGTCAACCTTATATCCGCCAATAAATACTCGGAAAAGCAAATTGGATACTTGGCGATGACCTTGTTCCTTCACGAAGGGCACGAATTGATACATTTAGTCGTGAACAGCATCAGGAAAGATTTGACGGATCACAATGAATTATATAACTGCTTGGCATTGCATGCCATTGCCAATGTGGGTGGAAGGGAAATGGGAGAGGCACTGAGTGGGGAGGTTCACAGGCTGCTGATTTCACC GGCATCCAAATCGTTCGTCAAAAAGAAGGCAGCTTTGACTCTCCTCAGACTCTACCGAAAACATCCCGACATAGTGCAACCGCAATGGGCGGAACGGATAATATCTCTAATGGACGATGTTGATATTGGTGTTGCTCTCTCGGTCACCTCCCTTGTGATGGCTCTTGCTCAAGACAATCTTGATCAATACAAAGGATGCTATGTTAAAGCTGCAGCAAGAGTCAAAAGGATAGTCGTGGATCAAGAGTTTACCCAGGACTATCTTTATTATAAGGTACCCTGCCCGTGGCTCCAAATGAAACTTTTGAGATTGTTACAATATTATCCCGCATCAG AGGATACACATGTCAGAAACCTGATTCGGCAGTCAATACAAAAAATTCTAGACGATGCGTCTGATATGCCTAAGAACGTTCAGCAGAACAATGCGCAGAATGCTGTTTTGTTCGAGGCCATAAACCTTGTCATTCATCTTGATACCGAAGTAGATCTGATGAAACAAATCTCAACAAGACTCGGAAAATTCATCCAGTCACGGGAGACCAACGTTCGCTATCTCGGCTTGGAAGCCATGACACATTTGGCTGCAAGAGCTGATATATTGGATCCTATTAAGCAACATCAAGCAATTATTATTGGGTCCTTGAAGGATAGAGATATCAGTGTACGGAGGAAAGGTTTGGATTTGCTATACAGCATGTGTGATCAAACTAACGCACAACCGATTGTTGGCGAGCTCTTGCAATATCTTCAGAATGCGGATTTCGCAATCCGAGAGGAAATGGTCCTAAAGATTGCCATTTTAACCGAGAAATACGCTACTGACATTCAGTGGTATGTTGACATTTCATTGCGACTCATTGCAATGGCAGGAGACCATGTCAGTGATGAGGTTTGGCACCGAGTCATTCAGATCGTTACCAACAACGAAGAGCTTCAGGTATATGCAGCACAGAACATTTTACAGTATGTGAAAGCGGACCACTGTCACGAGACACTTGTGAAGATCGGCGGATACATACTTGGCGAATTTGGGCACTTAATTGCAGAGGACAAAGGTTGTAGTCCAATTGAGCAGTACCTTGCGTTACAGGGAAAACTACAAGGCTGCTCATCCAGTACAAGAGCCATTATATTATCATCTTTTATCAAATTTGTCAATCTTTTCCCAGAGATTAAACCTCGActtatgtatgtattccaAGCATACAGTCACACTTTGGACTCTGAGCTTCAACAAAGAGCTTGCGAATATTTGGCATTGGCAAGCTTACCAACCGACGATCTTCTCCGAACGGTCTGCGACGAAATGCCACCCTTTCCAGAACGTCAGTCAGCACTACTTTCACGGCTGCATCAAAAGCATGCTGGAACTAGTGATAAGCGAACTTGGATTGTTGGAGGGAAGGACGCCAATGCTAATGAGAAAGATTTTGTGGTTGCCAAGAACCCAGGCCTCAAGCGCACTTTTAGTACTAATGGAGCAAAGTCTACTACCACCGGAGCCAACGGGGGGATCAGTGGCGCTAACGGACACAACAACGGCTCCAGCAACGACCTTGCTGGCTTGGATCTTATGGATCAAGGTCCATCGGAACCAAAAACCCTTAAAGCGCCAAACTTAGCAAGCGCAGCCCATCTTTCACCGGATTGGGAGATTGGATATAACAAACTTCTTCTCAAAGCGGAGGGAGTTCTTTATGAAGATGGGCAAATCCAAATTGGAGTACGATCTGAATATCGTGGCCAAATGGCATGCGTCATCCTATACTTCTCCAACAAAGCCCCTTCTCCTGTCAGTTCGTTTACCACAACACTTGATCTCGAACCAAGCGAGAAGGAGAACCTGTCATGGGAAGTAAAAGGTCTGCCGGAAAGCACAATTCATCAAGGGGCACAAAGTCAACAAATGATAATGTTTGAATCTAAGAAGGTGTTTGAAAAGAGTCCAACTATTAGAATTAGTTACCTGGCTGGAGCTCTCCAAGCTTTGACACTGAAGCTTCCAATTACTATACACAAATTTATGGATCCGGCAGAATTATCAGCGGATGATTTCTTCAAACGATGGAAGCAAATCGGAGGAGCGCCGCGTGAAGCTCAACGCATCTTTGGTGTCAAGGGTGGTAAGGGCGGAAGTCGTGAATTTACTGATGGATTCGTTCGTAGGACCATAGATGGATTTAGATGGGGTATCTTGGATGGCGTGGATCCTAATAAGAAGAACTTTGTCGGTGCCAGTGTGTTGCATACTGGTGAGGGAGGCAAATTTGGTTGTTTATTAAGACTGGAGCCGAATTATGGGACCCAG ATGGTTCGCCTCACCATCAGAGCAACAGATGAAAGTGTTCCACCAGTTTTGATTAAGCTTATGGAAGAAAGACTGGCTGTTGGTATTTCGACGCAGCCTGAAATGCAATTGCCACCTTCACGGAGAGAAATATCTGATGCGTTTGGTAATATTCTTGTCGAATAA